In the Mytilus trossulus isolate FHL-02 chromosome 1, PNRI_Mtr1.1.1.hap1, whole genome shotgun sequence genome, one interval contains:
- the LOC134690293 gene encoding uncharacterized protein LOC134690293 isoform X1 produces the protein MITSSFNNSSCFKNETRMGETYDYLFKIILVGDQAVGKTSLVRRFTTGRFQQEYKSTIGVDFTVQTLQLDGKIVKLQIWDTTGQERFRSLTTGYYRNAHAALVVYDVTNTESLNNCVRWMNDVSMYSGQDIPKLLLGNKCDKLSGRIVSSSDGEHFAKKHNMMSFSETSAKDGRNVDDAFYKLAQELSRTYFDSMDYRSDSIRLDSIPDNTASWWGCCGY, from the exons atgatcACTTCGTCATTCAATAATTCGTCATGTTTTAAAAACGAAACTAGAATGGGAGAAACATATGATTATttgttcaaaataattttagttGGGGATCAAGCCGTTGGGAAAACCAGCCTTGTAAGACGGTTCACTACAGGAAGATTTCAGCAAGAGTACAAGTCTACGATTGGTGTAGATTTCACTGTCCAAACGTTGCAACTTGATGGTAAAATTGTAAAG CTGCAAATTTGGGACACGACAGGACAAGAAAGATTCAGAAGTCTTACAACAGGATATTATCGTAATGCACATGCTGCATTGGTTGTGTATGACGTCACCAACACAGAATCTCTAAATAACTGCGTCAGATGGATGAATGACGTCAGCATGTACAGTGGTCAAGACATTCCAAAATTATTATTAG GCAATAAATGTGATAAACTAAGTGGTCGAATAGTAAGTTCATCAGATGGCGAACACTTtgcaaaaaaacataatatgatGTCCTTTTCAGAAACAAGCGCCAAAGATGGCCGAAATGTAGATGATGCTTTTTATAAATTGGCTCAG GAACTATCCAGGACTTATTTTGATTCTATGGATTATAGATCTGACTCAATAAGGCTAGACTCTATACCGGACAATACTGCATCTTGGTGGGGATGTTGTGGATATTaa
- the LOC134690293 gene encoding uncharacterized protein LOC134690293 isoform X2, with product MITSSFNNSSCFKNETRMGETYDYLFKIILVGDQAVGKTSLVRRFTTGRFQQEYKSTIGVDFTVQTLQLDGKIVKLQIWDTTGQERFRSLTTGYYRNAHAALVVYDVTNTESLNNCVRWMNDVSMYSGQDIPKLLLGNKCDKLSGRIVSSSDGEHFAKKHNMMSFSETSAKDGRNVDDAFYKLAQELFRTYSEPMDYKSDSIKLDYLPDSTASWWGCCGY from the exons atgatcACTTCGTCATTCAATAATTCGTCATGTTTTAAAAACGAAACTAGAATGGGAGAAACATATGATTATttgttcaaaataattttagttGGGGATCAAGCCGTTGGGAAAACCAGCCTTGTAAGACGGTTCACTACAGGAAGATTTCAGCAAGAGTACAAGTCTACGATTGGTGTAGATTTCACTGTCCAAACGTTGCAACTTGATGGTAAAATTGTAAAG CTGCAAATTTGGGACACGACAGGACAAGAAAGATTCAGAAGTCTTACAACAGGATATTATCGTAATGCACATGCTGCATTGGTTGTGTATGACGTCACCAACACAGAATCTCTAAATAACTGCGTCAGATGGATGAATGACGTCAGCATGTACAGTGGTCAAGACATTCCAAAATTATTATTAG GCAATAAATGTGATAAACTAAGTGGTCGAATAGTAAGTTCATCAGATGGCGAACACTTtgcaaaaaaacataatatgatGTCCTTTTCAGAAACAAGCGCCAAAGATGGCCGAAATGTAGATGATGCTTTTTATAAATTGGCTCAG GAACTATTCAGAACATATTCTGAACCTATGGATTATAAATCTGACTCAATTAAGCTAGATTACTTGCCAGACAGTACTGCATCTTGGTGGGGATGTTGTGGATATTAA
- the LOC134690311 gene encoding ras-related protein Rab-43-like, with translation MAFYPSSADTDDSFDFLFKIVLIGDAGVGKTCVVQRFKSGTYVEKHGSTIGVDFTMKTLKVDGKLVKLQIWDTAGQERFRTITQSYYRSANGVILAYDITRRESFEDLPRWLEDVKRYAGGSIVQCLIGNKRDLEHLREVNTSEAKNFAQQHNMIDVIETSAKENTNVEQVFLEMATELKRRIGGDSGLASSKSGGISLNTQTVGGGGSSCC, from the exons ATGGCTTTTTATCCGTCATCAGCTGATACAGATGattcttttgattttctttttaaaattgtgttgatAGGTGATGCGGGAGTTGGAAAAACATGTGTAGTTCAGCGTTTTAAGTCAGGAACATACGTTGAAAAGCATGGGAGTACCATAGGTGTTGATTTCacaatgaaaacattaaaagttGATGGGAAATTAGTGAAG CTTCAAATCTGGGATACTGCTGGCCAGGAGAGATTTCGTACGATCACACAAAGCTATTACAGAAGTGCCAATGGTGTTATATTAGCTTATGACATTACAAGAAGAGAATCTTTTGAAGATCTACCTCGATGGTTAGAAGATGTCAAACGATATGCTGGTGGTAGTATAGTTCAGTGTTTGATAG GTAACAAAAGAGACTTGGAACATTTAAGAGAGGTGAATACTTCTGAAGCTAAAAATTTTGCTCAACAACATAACATGATTGATGTGATTGAAACAAGTgctaaagaaaatacaaatgtgGAACAAGTCTTTTTAGAAATGGCTACA GAATTAAAGAGAAGAATTGGTGGAGATTCAGGATTAGCCAGTTCAAAGTCCGGTGGAATTAGTCTGAATACACAAACAGTTGGTGGAGGTGGTTCATCTTGTTGTTAA